One window of the Dehalococcoidia bacterium genome contains the following:
- a CDS encoding helix-turn-helix domain-containing protein, which translates to MGKRWTPLVIRALMKGPRRFSEIRDYIGNISDRLLSQRLKELEAEDIVRKKVVSVTPLLVHYELTRKGRELQEVVEAIQRWADKWVELT; encoded by the coding sequence TTGGGCAAGAGGTGGACGCCCCTGGTCATCCGCGCCCTCATGAAGGGGCCGCGGCGGTTCTCCGAGATCCGTGACTACATCGGCAACATCAGCGATCGGCTCCTCTCCCAGCGCCTTAAGGAGCTAGAGGCGGAGGACATCGTGCGCAAGAAGGTGGTCTCCGTCACCCCTCTGCTGGTCCACTATGAGTTGACCAGGAAGGGAAGGGAGCTGCAGGAGGTGGTGGAGGCCATTCAGCGCTGGGCCGATAAGTGGGTGGAGCTAACCTAG
- a CDS encoding 2,3-bisphosphoglycerate-independent phosphoglycerate mutase translates to MDLELLKELTIEADTKIVLVVLDGLGGLPHPETGRTELETASVPNLDQLAKEGMCGLTVPVAPGITPGSGPGHLALFGYDPLRYQVGRGVLEALGIDFELQPGDVAARGNFCTVDEGGTITDRRAGRISTERCAQLVEKLRGIQAEGVQALVEPVREHRFLLVLRGEGLSHQVADTDPQREGLPPLPPRATAPEGERTARAVRRFVAEAARRLQGEAEANMVLLRGFSSCPRWPTMREVFKLRAAAIAYYPMYRGLGKLVGMEPLPSGPRLEDAIASLRENWSRFDFFFLHYKATDTAGEDGDFQRKVQALEAADRAIPALVELEPDVLVVTGDHSTPAVMASHSWHPVPFVMRARWARADGCQAFNEVALRQGSLGVFPAVEVMPLALAHARRLKKFGA, encoded by the coding sequence GTGGATCTGGAGCTGCTTAAGGAGCTGACCATAGAGGCCGATACCAAGATCGTGTTGGTGGTGCTGGATGGGCTGGGGGGGCTCCCTCACCCGGAGACGGGGCGCACGGAGCTGGAGACGGCCTCTGTGCCTAACCTGGACCAGCTGGCCAAGGAGGGCATGTGTGGCCTCACGGTGCCTGTGGCGCCAGGCATCACTCCAGGTAGTGGTCCTGGGCACTTGGCCCTCTTCGGTTATGACCCTTTGCGTTACCAGGTGGGGAGGGGCGTTCTGGAAGCCCTGGGCATCGATTTCGAGCTCCAGCCAGGGGATGTGGCCGCCAGGGGCAACTTCTGCACCGTGGACGAGGGCGGCACCATCACCGACCGCCGTGCCGGCCGCATCTCCACCGAACGGTGCGCCCAGCTGGTGGAGAAGCTACGGGGCATACAAGCGGAAGGGGTACAGGCGCTAGTGGAGCCGGTGCGGGAGCATCGCTTCCTACTAGTCCTGCGAGGGGAAGGCCTTTCCCACCAGGTGGCCGATACGGACCCTCAACGGGAGGGCTTACCCCCTCTGCCACCGCGGGCCACTGCCCCTGAGGGGGAACGCACAGCCCGGGCGGTGAGGCGGTTCGTGGCGGAGGCCGCTCGCCGCCTGCAGGGGGAGGCAGAGGCCAACATGGTACTTCTGCGAGGTTTCTCTTCTTGCCCTCGGTGGCCTACCATGCGTGAGGTGTTCAAACTGAGGGCGGCGGCTATCGCCTATTATCCCATGTACCGGGGTCTTGGCAAGCTGGTGGGTATGGAGCCCCTCCCCTCCGGCCCCAGGTTGGAGGACGCCATCGCCTCTTTGCGGGAGAACTGGAGCCGCTTCGATTTCTTCTTCCTCCATTACAAGGCCACCGACACAGCTGGCGAAGACGGGGACTTCCAGAGGAAAGTCCAGGCGTTAGAGGCCGCTGACCGGGCCATCCCTGCCCTCGTGGAGCTGGAGCCCGATGTGCTGGTGGTGACGGGGGATCACTCGACGCCGGCAGTGATGGCCTCCCACTCGTGGCACCCGGTGCCCTTCGTGATGCGGGCCCGCTGGGCCCGGGCCGATGGGTGCCAGGCCTTCAATGAGGTCGCCCTCCGCCAGGGGAGCCTGGGCGTCTTCCCGGCGGTGGAGGTCATGCCCTTGGCCCTGGCCCACGCCCGGCGACTGAAGAAGTTCGGGGCGTGA
- a CDS encoding EthD domain-containing protein, whose product MVRLIYCLRRKEGMSLQEFQRYWREVHGPLVEKHAQALRIRRYIQVHTLDTPFNQALGRQRGCQVEPYDGVAELWWDSLDDFQAAVQTEEGREAARQLAEDEARFIDVARSTIFLAQENAVIP is encoded by the coding sequence ATGGTCAGGCTCATCTACTGCCTGCGGCGCAAGGAGGGCATGTCCCTCCAGGAGTTCCAGCGATACTGGCGCGAAGTGCATGGCCCCTTGGTGGAGAAACACGCCCAGGCCCTGCGCATCCGCCGCTACATTCAGGTCCACACGCTCGACACCCCCTTCAACCAAGCCTTGGGCCGCCAGCGGGGCTGCCAGGTGGAGCCGTACGACGGCGTGGCCGAGCTGTGGTGGGACAGCCTGGATGACTTCCAGGCCGCTGTCCAGACGGAAGAAGGTAGGGAGGCCGCTCGCCAACTGGCCGAGGACGAGGCCCGCTTTATAGACGTGGCCCGCTCCACCATATTCCTCGCCCAGGAGAACGCCGTCATCCCCTGA
- the miaA gene encoding tRNA (adenosine(37)-N6)-dimethylallyltransferase MiaA → MRQLVAIVGPTATGKTALGIHLARHFQGEVVNADSRQVYRHMDIGTAKPTPQEQAQVPHHLLDVVDPDEPFSLGQWLELARAALADIWARGKIPFLVGGTGQYVWALLEGWTVPKVPPQPQWREEMAAWAAQHGPQALHRELALRDPEAARLIDPRNVRRVIRALEVIRSTGSPFSQFRRKEGPGFSYLCIGLWLPREELYRRIDQRVDQMIASGLVDEVRRLLAMGYSCRLPSMSGIGYKEICRHLAGEIDLATAVARIKWETHRLVRHQENWFRRTDPRIHWLRADDPNLSEKAKDLVAAFLLGTKEAVGPCAS, encoded by the coding sequence ATGAGGCAGCTAGTGGCCATCGTTGGGCCCACAGCCACCGGCAAGACGGCCCTGGGCATCCATCTGGCCCGTCACTTCCAGGGGGAGGTGGTGAACGCCGACTCTCGTCAAGTCTACAGACATATGGACATCGGCACCGCCAAGCCCACCCCCCAGGAGCAAGCCCAGGTGCCCCACCATCTGCTGGACGTGGTGGACCCTGATGAGCCCTTTAGCCTGGGCCAGTGGCTGGAGCTGGCCAGGGCAGCTTTGGCCGACATCTGGGCGCGCGGCAAAATACCCTTCTTGGTAGGGGGCACGGGCCAATACGTTTGGGCCCTCCTGGAGGGGTGGACAGTGCCCAAGGTGCCTCCCCAGCCCCAGTGGCGGGAGGAGATGGCAGCGTGGGCAGCCCAGCATGGCCCCCAGGCCCTCCACCGGGAGCTGGCCCTACGCGACCCAGAGGCAGCCCGCCTCATCGACCCGCGCAACGTGCGAAGGGTTATAAGAGCCCTAGAGGTCATCCGCTCCACGGGGAGCCCCTTTAGCCAATTTCGACGCAAGGAAGGCCCGGGCTTCTCTTACCTCTGCATCGGGCTTTGGCTGCCCCGGGAGGAGCTCTACCGACGCATCGACCAGCGAGTGGACCAGATGATAGCCTCAGGGCTAGTGGACGAGGTGAGGCGCTTGTTGGCCATGGGATACTCCTGTCGCCTTCCATCCATGAGCGGCATCGGGTATAAGGAGATCTGTCGTCATCTGGCGGGGGAGATAGATCTGGCTACAGCGGTAGCTCGCATCAAGTGGGAGACCCACCGGCTGGTGCGCCACCAGGAGAACTGGTTCCGCCGCACCGACCCCCGCATCCACTGGCTACGGGCCGACGACCCTAACCTCTCTGAAAAGGCGAAGGACCTGGTGGCCGCCTTCCTCCTGGGGACCAAGGAGGCTGTAGGACCATGCGCTTCGTGA
- a CDS encoding amidase: MAQDLNFMSAYELASLVRRKELSPVELMEACLRHIQEVNPVINAFVSLRAEEALQEARQMAERIARGEEVGPLAGLPLGVKDLEDAAGLPTTYGSVPFKDNWPSRDSVQVERLKRAGAIVVGKTNVPEFGYTFFCRNLLFGATRNPWNLERTPGGSSGGAAAAIAAGMVPLATASDAGGSIRIPAAYTGCFGIKPQFGRIPLGPTDMLPWGDMVCYGPITRTVRDAALYLDCVVGDHPADPKSLPHPGISYVECLERPLPRLRVAWSPTLGYARVQPDVLREAEAAARVFQSLGWEVEELEETFPDPAAAWATVEAGETWARIADKLPQHRHEFGRGFLAMTERALEVNVERYAWAQRLRAEWVNRLWHLFERYHLLLTPTTATEAIDAHGRLSMEIAGQPVENPMAYIPFTYPFNFTGHPAATVRAGFTDAGLPVGLQIVGPRLREDLVLQAAYAYEQARPWAHHWPTLDAPKG, from the coding sequence ATGGCCCAGGACCTTAACTTCATGTCCGCCTATGAGCTGGCTTCCCTTGTCCGGCGGAAGGAGCTTTCGCCAGTGGAGCTTATGGAGGCGTGTCTGCGGCACATCCAGGAAGTGAACCCGGTGATTAACGCCTTTGTAAGTCTCAGGGCGGAGGAGGCGCTGCAAGAGGCGCGCCAGATGGCCGAGCGCATAGCCCGGGGGGAGGAGGTGGGGCCTTTGGCCGGCCTTCCCCTCGGCGTAAAGGACTTGGAGGATGCCGCGGGGCTCCCTACCACCTATGGTTCCGTCCCCTTTAAGGACAACTGGCCTTCCAGGGACTCAGTGCAGGTGGAGCGGCTCAAGAGGGCTGGGGCCATAGTGGTGGGGAAGACCAACGTCCCCGAGTTCGGCTATACCTTCTTCTGCCGCAACCTCCTCTTCGGCGCCACCCGTAACCCCTGGAATCTGGAGAGGACCCCCGGGGGCTCCAGCGGCGGCGCGGCAGCGGCCATCGCTGCAGGGATGGTGCCCCTGGCTACCGCCTCGGACGCCGGAGGCTCCATCCGCATCCCCGCTGCCTACACCGGCTGCTTCGGCATCAAGCCCCAGTTCGGCCGCATACCTTTAGGCCCCACCGATATGCTCCCATGGGGCGATATGGTCTGCTATGGCCCCATCACCCGCACCGTGCGCGATGCCGCCCTATATCTGGACTGTGTGGTGGGCGACCACCCGGCAGACCCCAAGTCCCTGCCTCACCCAGGCATTTCTTATGTCGAGTGTCTGGAGCGGCCGTTGCCTCGGCTGCGGGTGGCCTGGAGCCCCACCCTGGGTTATGCGAGGGTTCAGCCCGACGTGTTGCGGGAGGCGGAGGCAGCGGCCCGTGTCTTTCAGTCGCTGGGGTGGGAGGTAGAGGAGCTGGAGGAGACCTTCCCCGACCCAGCCGCTGCGTGGGCCACGGTGGAGGCTGGTGAGACGTGGGCCCGCATCGCCGATAAGCTCCCGCAACACAGGCATGAGTTCGGCCGCGGCTTCCTGGCCATGACCGAGAGGGCCTTGGAGGTGAACGTGGAGCGGTACGCCTGGGCCCAGCGACTGCGGGCTGAGTGGGTCAACCGTCTCTGGCACCTATTTGAGAGGTACCACCTGCTCCTCACCCCCACCACGGCCACAGAGGCCATAGATGCCCATGGGCGTCTCAGCATGGAGATAGCCGGCCAGCCGGTGGAGAACCCTATGGCGTACATCCCCTTCACCTATCCCTTCAACTTCACGGGCCACCCTGCGGCCACCGTCCGCGCCGGTTTCACCGATGCCGGCCTGCCAGTGGGCCTCCAGATCGTCGGGCCCAGGTTGCGCGAGGACCTGGTGCTGCAGGCAGCCTACGCCTACGAGCAAGCCCGCCCTTGGGCCCACCACTGGCCCACCTTGGACGCCCCAAAGGGCTAG
- the tpiA gene encoding triose-phosphate isomerase, with amino-acid sequence MRKLLVAGNWKCHLRQESARSLALAIRQGLPPLDGVEVALCPAFVHIPVVKEVLWGSPILLGAQDVHWEDDVAATGEVGPRMLAEWVHMVIIGHSERRRIFGESDEVINRKVVAALSAGLRPILCVGETLEERHRGETEAVLRRQVWAGLRGAPLPRGFVMAYEPVWAIGTGVPASGDQAQEAASFIRAQVREMHGEEVASSLLILYGGSVSSDNIAEFARQPDIDGALVGGASLRAESFLGIVRGAAVAKGVA; translated from the coding sequence ATGCGCAAGCTGCTGGTGGCTGGTAACTGGAAGTGCCACCTGCGCCAGGAGTCGGCTCGCTCCCTGGCCTTGGCCATACGCCAAGGCCTGCCGCCTCTTGACGGGGTTGAGGTGGCCCTCTGCCCGGCCTTCGTGCATATCCCAGTGGTGAAGGAGGTGCTTTGGGGCTCGCCCATCCTTCTGGGGGCCCAAGATGTGCACTGGGAGGACGACGTGGCCGCCACTGGGGAGGTGGGGCCCCGCATGCTGGCCGAATGGGTCCACATGGTCATCATCGGCCATTCCGAAAGGCGCCGCATATTCGGTGAATCGGATGAGGTGATCAATAGGAAGGTGGTGGCGGCCCTTTCCGCCGGCCTGCGCCCCATCCTGTGCGTGGGGGAGACGTTGGAAGAGCGGCACCGCGGCGAAACAGAGGCCGTGTTGCGGAGGCAGGTTTGGGCAGGCCTGCGGGGCGCCCCCTTACCTCGGGGGTTTGTCATGGCCTATGAGCCCGTCTGGGCCATAGGCACAGGCGTCCCCGCCTCTGGGGACCAGGCGCAGGAGGCAGCCTCCTTCATCCGGGCCCAGGTGAGGGAGATGCACGGGGAGGAAGTGGCCTCCTCGCTTCTTATCCTCTACGGGGGCAGCGTATCCTCCGATAACATAGCCGAGTTCGCCCGTCAGCCAGACATCGACGGTGCTCTGGTGGGCGGTGCTAGCCTTCGGGCCGAGTCCTTCCTGGGCATCGTGCGGGGGGCAGCAGTGGCCAAAGGGGTAGCATGA
- a CDS encoding 6-carboxytetrahydropterin synthase, producing the protein MVVEGAELWFAAAHFTVSPQEVEPLHGHNYRLVVEVWGDLAPEGWVMDFRQLRGLAAALCRRLHHRFLLPMGSPLLQVEETGDAYRLQVGGRQYLLPKEDCLPLPIDNTTAERLAQWLTWELKASLPPHLPLRRLAVGVEEAPGQSGWYSEELCQGGRHGPGP; encoded by the coding sequence GTGGTGGTAGAGGGGGCGGAGCTGTGGTTTGCCGCTGCCCACTTCACCGTATCGCCCCAGGAGGTGGAACCCCTGCATGGCCACAACTACCGCCTGGTGGTGGAGGTATGGGGGGACCTGGCGCCTGAGGGGTGGGTCATGGACTTCCGCCAGCTACGGGGCTTGGCTGCTGCCCTCTGTCGCCGTCTTCATCACCGGTTCCTGTTGCCCATGGGAAGCCCACTCCTGCAGGTGGAGGAGACGGGTGACGCCTATCGCCTTCAGGTCGGGGGCCGCCAGTACCTCTTGCCCAAGGAGGACTGCCTCCCCCTCCCCATCGACAATACCACCGCCGAGAGGTTAGCCCAGTGGCTGACCTGGGAGCTGAAGGCCTCGTTGCCACCTCACCTCCCCTTGCGCCGCCTGGCCGTAGGGGTGGAGGAGGCCCCGGGACAGTCAGGATGGTATTCTGAGGAGTTATGTCAAGGAGGACGCCATGGCCCAGGACCTTAA
- a CDS encoding DUF4389 domain-containing protein: MSGAGQAYPLVFDVEYPERLSRLLIFVKWLLALPHWIILYGLGVLVGAITFVAWFAILFTGRYPRELFDLVVKSWRWQANVAAYVGLMRDEYPPFSWEEGRYPVRFQVEYPERLSRLLIFVKWLLALPHYIVLFLLGLVAYLAWIVAWWAILITGRFPRALFDFLVGLGRWNWRVQAYTNLLRDEYPPFSLR, translated from the coding sequence ATGAGCGGTGCTGGCCAAGCCTATCCGTTGGTGTTCGATGTGGAATACCCCGAGCGCCTGTCACGCCTGCTCATCTTTGTCAAGTGGCTCCTGGCCCTGCCCCACTGGATCATCCTCTATGGCCTAGGGGTGCTAGTGGGGGCCATCACCTTCGTGGCCTGGTTTGCCATCCTGTTCACAGGCCGCTATCCCAGGGAACTTTTCGACCTAGTGGTGAAATCCTGGCGGTGGCAGGCCAACGTCGCTGCCTACGTGGGCCTGATGCGCGATGAGTATCCGCCCTTCTCCTGGGAGGAGGGGCGCTACCCGGTCAGGTTCCAGGTGGAGTATCCAGAGCGGCTCTCACGGCTCCTCATCTTTGTCAAGTGGCTCCTGGCCCTGCCCCACTATATTGTCCTCTTCCTCTTAGGGCTGGTGGCCTATCTGGCGTGGATTGTGGCCTGGTGGGCCATCCTCATCACAGGCCGCTTCCCACGGGCCCTTTTCGACTTCCTGGTGGGGCTAGGGCGCTGGAACTGGCGTGTGCAGGCCTACACCAACCTGCTGCGCGACGAATATCCCCCCTTTAGCCTGCGCTGA
- the hflX gene encoding GTPase HflX: MGVALKRPRQPGILDVESSLEELALLAHTAGARVVGKVFQKLDTPNPTYYIGPGKLQEIASLRPSLQYSMVIFDDELTPSQQRNLERALGVKVIDRTALILDIFAQHARTREGRLQVELAQHQYLLPRLRGQWPHLERLGGGIGTRGPGETQLEMDRRLVKRRIQQLERELAKVRQHRALYRRRRSREGLPVVSLVGYTNAGKSTIMRALSGADVVVADQLFATLDPLTRRVRLPGGGWFLLTDTVGFINKLPPQVVAAFRATLEELAEADLLLHVIDITHPNAAEQAETVERTLAELGLAAKPRIAVLNKVDRLMGGDGRAVWNEDEVHQLLPYVRQWQPRAVLVSALRRWGLDELLRQIEEALAQVRQEKAKTA; encoded by the coding sequence GTGGGTGTGGCCCTTAAGCGCCCCCGCCAACCTGGGATTCTCGATGTGGAAAGCTCGTTAGAGGAATTGGCCCTTCTGGCCCATACGGCTGGCGCCCGGGTGGTGGGCAAAGTCTTCCAGAAGCTAGACACCCCTAACCCCACCTATTACATCGGCCCTGGCAAACTGCAGGAGATCGCCTCCCTGCGTCCCTCCCTGCAGTACAGCATGGTCATCTTCGACGACGAGCTGACTCCTAGCCAGCAGAGGAACCTGGAGCGGGCCCTAGGGGTGAAGGTCATCGACCGCACAGCCCTCATCTTGGACATCTTCGCCCAGCATGCCCGCACGCGGGAGGGCCGGCTGCAGGTGGAGCTGGCCCAGCACCAGTACCTCCTGCCTCGCTTGCGAGGTCAATGGCCGCACTTAGAGCGGCTGGGCGGCGGCATCGGCACCCGTGGCCCGGGGGAGACGCAGCTGGAGATGGACCGCCGCCTGGTGAAGCGCCGTATCCAGCAGCTAGAGCGGGAGCTGGCGAAGGTGCGGCAGCACCGGGCCCTCTACCGACGCCGGCGGAGCCGCGAAGGGCTGCCGGTGGTATCTCTGGTGGGCTATACCAATGCCGGCAAGAGCACCATTATGCGTGCCCTCTCAGGGGCGGACGTGGTGGTGGCTGACCAGCTCTTCGCCACCCTCGACCCCCTCACCCGGCGTGTCCGCCTGCCAGGTGGTGGCTGGTTCCTTCTGACTGACACGGTGGGGTTCATCAACAAGCTTCCTCCCCAGGTGGTGGCCGCCTTCCGCGCTACCCTCGAGGAGCTGGCGGAGGCCGACCTCCTCCTCCACGTCATCGACATTACCCATCCTAACGCTGCTGAGCAGGCGGAGACGGTGGAGAGGACGCTGGCCGAGCTAGGCCTGGCCGCCAAGCCTCGCATCGCCGTCCTCAATAAGGTGGACCGTCTCATGGGGGGCGACGGTAGGGCCGTGTGGAACGAGGACGAGGTACACCAGCTCCTGCCCTATGTGCGACAGTGGCAGCCTCGGGCGGTGCTAGTCTCGGCGTTGAGGCGCTGGGGCCTGGACGAGCTCTTGCGCCAGATCGAGGAGGCCTTGGCCCAGGTGCGCCAGGAGAAGGCCAAGACGGCCTAG
- the dapF gene encoding diaminopimelate epimerase, whose translation MRFVKMQGTGNDFLLLEAQGDDHDWPALARAMCHRHLGVGADGLLLVMPSQEAQVRMRIFNPDGSEAEMCGNGVRCLARYALDRGLAQLQDGAIVVETMAGLVTVWPTGEGMRVGMGIPRLRPEEVPVAVEMDPPLLDVPLAAAGRQLHLACLSMGNPHAVLLVEEPVEDFPLAEVGPQVEHHPLFPQRVNLEVARVRDRHHMDVRVWERGVGETLSCGTGATAAVVAAHLRGLVDHKVEVRLPGGLLWVEWDGRGEAYLAGPVDYICEGYWLGSSFPKAGGRR comes from the coding sequence ATGCGCTTCGTGAAGATGCAAGGCACAGGTAACGATTTCCTGCTCCTGGAGGCCCAGGGCGATGACCATGACTGGCCAGCCCTGGCCCGCGCCATGTGCCACCGTCATCTGGGAGTGGGAGCCGATGGCCTTCTCCTGGTCATGCCCTCCCAAGAGGCCCAAGTGCGCATGCGCATCTTCAACCCCGACGGCTCCGAGGCGGAGATGTGCGGCAACGGCGTCCGTTGCTTGGCCCGCTATGCCTTAGACCGGGGCCTGGCCCAGCTCCAGGACGGGGCCATCGTGGTGGAGACCATGGCCGGGCTTGTCACCGTCTGGCCGACAGGCGAGGGCATGCGGGTGGGCATGGGGATTCCCCGTCTGCGACCTGAGGAGGTGCCAGTGGCAGTGGAGATGGACCCACCTCTGCTGGATGTGCCCCTCGCCGCTGCCGGCCGTCAGCTGCACCTCGCTTGCCTCTCCATGGGGAATCCTCATGCTGTCCTCCTGGTGGAAGAGCCTGTGGAGGACTTCCCGTTGGCGGAGGTGGGCCCACAGGTAGAGCACCACCCCCTCTTCCCCCAGCGGGTAAACCTGGAGGTGGCCCGTGTGAGGGATCGTCACCACATGGACGTGCGGGTATGGGAACGGGGGGTGGGGGAGACCCTCTCCTGCGGCACTGGGGCCACCGCCGCCGTGGTGGCTGCCCACCTCCGCGGCCTGGTGGACCACAAGGTGGAAGTGCGCTTGCCCGGCGGCCTTCTCTGGGTGGAATGGGACGGCAGGGGAGAGGCATATCTGGCCGGCCCAGTGGATTATATTTGTGAGGGGTACTGGCTAGGATCCTCGTTCCCTAAGGCTGGTGGAAGGAGGTAG
- a CDS encoding LL-diaminopimelate aminotransferase, giving the protein MRLSQRLEKLPPYLFVEISRKIAEKRAQGVRVISFAIGDPDIPTPPHIIEALREAALDPSNHRYPETEGLPELRRAIAAWYRRRFGVDLNPEEEVLPLIGSKEGIGHVALCLIDPGDVALVPDPAYPVYAMGTVIAGGQPYYLPLREENDFLPDLTQVPEEVARRAKVLWINYPNNPTGAVADLAFFREVVAFARRYDLVVCHDAPYTEVAFDGYRPPSFLEVPGAKEVGIEFHSFSKSYNMTGWRIGMAVGNARLIRALRDVKSNLDSGIPQAIQRMAIAALEGPQECIEEHNRIYRARRDRLVEALRRLGLRVRPSLASLYLWARVPEGETSVGFAERLLEEAAVVVTPGVGYGPSGEGYVRLSLTIPDDDLEEGLRRLEALVRGRTP; this is encoded by the coding sequence GTGAGGCTTTCTCAGCGCCTAGAAAAGCTACCTCCTTACCTCTTCGTGGAGATAAGCCGCAAGATCGCCGAGAAGCGGGCCCAGGGTGTCAGGGTTATCTCCTTCGCCATTGGCGACCCTGATATCCCGACGCCTCCTCACATCATAGAGGCGCTGCGGGAGGCGGCCTTGGACCCCTCTAACCATCGGTATCCTGAGACGGAGGGGCTGCCGGAGCTGCGGCGGGCTATTGCTGCCTGGTACCGCAGGCGCTTCGGTGTGGACCTGAACCCCGAGGAGGAGGTCTTGCCCCTCATCGGCTCCAAAGAGGGCATCGGGCATGTGGCCCTCTGCCTCATCGACCCTGGGGACGTGGCCCTGGTGCCGGACCCCGCCTATCCCGTCTATGCCATGGGCACTGTCATAGCCGGTGGCCAGCCTTATTATCTCCCCTTACGAGAGGAGAACGATTTCCTGCCCGACCTCACCCAGGTGCCGGAGGAGGTGGCCCGGCGGGCTAAAGTCCTCTGGATCAACTATCCCAACAACCCCACAGGGGCAGTGGCCGACCTGGCCTTCTTCCGGGAAGTGGTGGCCTTCGCCCGTCGCTACGACCTGGTCGTCTGTCACGACGCCCCTTATACGGAGGTGGCCTTCGACGGCTATCGGCCCCCTAGCTTCTTAGAGGTGCCCGGGGCCAAGGAAGTGGGCATCGAGTTCCACTCCTTCAGCAAGTCCTACAACATGACGGGTTGGCGCATCGGGATGGCGGTGGGTAACGCCCGCCTCATCCGGGCGCTGCGGGACGTCAAGTCCAACCTAGACTCTGGCATTCCACAGGCCATCCAGAGGATGGCCATCGCTGCCCTGGAGGGGCCCCAGGAGTGCATCGAGGAACATAACCGCATCTACCGGGCGCGGCGGGACCGGCTGGTGGAGGCCTTGCGGCGGTTGGGGTTGCGGGTGCGGCCTAGCCTCGCCTCCTTATACCTATGGGCGCGGGTCCCTGAGGGGGAGACGTCGGTGGGATTTGCCGAGCGGTTGTTGGAGGAGGCGGCAGTGGTGGTCACCCCGGGGGTGGGCTACGGGCCCAGTGGCGAGGGCTACGTCCGCCTCTCCCTCACCATCCCCGATGATGACCTAGAGGAGGGGTTGAGGCGGCTAGAGGCCCTAGTTCGCGGCCGCACGCCCTGA
- a CDS encoding DoxX family protein, with protein MDGVLLAGRILTAILFVLSGINHFAQRQAMSQYTAHMGVPMAELAVLGSGAYIVAVGLLYALGVWPDLMALLLAAFLVPVALIMHRFWAISDPAMRATQMAHFLKNIALAGAALVAFAFFQQFGTEVGLTITDPLFGG; from the coding sequence ATGGACGGAGTCCTCTTGGCGGGGCGCATTCTCACTGCCATCCTGTTCGTCCTCAGTGGCATAAATCACTTTGCGCAGCGACAGGCTATGAGCCAGTATACGGCCCACATGGGTGTGCCCATGGCCGAGCTGGCGGTGTTGGGCTCCGGCGCCTACATAGTGGCTGTGGGGCTGCTTTATGCCCTGGGAGTTTGGCCAGACCTGATGGCCCTTCTCTTGGCCGCCTTCTTAGTGCCGGTGGCTCTCATCATGCACCGCTTCTGGGCCATCTCAGACCCCGCAATGAGGGCCACCCAGATGGCCCACTTCCTTAAGAACATCGCCTTAGCGGGTGCAGCTCTGGTGGCCTTTGCTTTCTTTCAGCAGTTCGGGACGGAGGTGGGGTTGACCATCACCGATCCTTTGTTCGGGGGCTAA